One genomic segment of Bradyrhizobium diazoefficiens includes these proteins:
- a CDS encoding NAD(P)H-dependent oxidoreductase — MNLFRLLQARASAGKPVRVALIGAGKFGSMFLAQVPHTPGLEVPIIVDIDRDRAREACRTVGWSDERIAATVFTDDGARAIAGGAMDVVVEATGNPAIGIRHARAAIAAGKHIVMVNVEADVLAGPLLAEEARKAGVVYSLAYGDQPALTAEMVDWARATGFRVVAAGKGTKYLPAYHDVTPDGVWQHYGLTPGEAQSAGMNPQMFNSFLDGTKSAIEMAAIANACGLDVPAEGLLFPPCGVDDLPHIMRPRERGGVLERSGVVEVVSSLERDGRPVFRDLRWGVYVVLEAPNDYAADCFRQYGLKTDASGRYAAMYKPYHLIGLELNISILSAALRGEPTGQPYGFRGDVAAVAKRELRAGEMLDGEGGYTVWGKLVPAAASLRTGALPIGLAHRVKLRHDVAHGDVVRWSDVEFDAGNEAVKTRKAMEAAFAAQH; from the coding sequence ATGAACCTCTTTCGCCTCCTGCAAGCCCGCGCCTCCGCCGGCAAGCCCGTTCGGGTCGCGCTGATCGGCGCCGGCAAATTCGGCTCGATGTTTCTGGCGCAGGTGCCGCACACGCCGGGGCTGGAGGTGCCGATCATCGTCGACATCGACCGAGATCGCGCGCGCGAGGCGTGCCGCACCGTGGGCTGGAGCGACGAGCGGATCGCCGCCACCGTCTTCACCGATGACGGCGCCCGCGCCATCGCCGGCGGCGCGATGGATGTGGTCGTGGAAGCGACCGGCAATCCCGCCATCGGCATCCGCCACGCGCGCGCCGCGATTGCGGCGGGCAAGCACATCGTGATGGTCAATGTCGAGGCCGACGTGCTGGCCGGCCCGCTGCTTGCCGAGGAAGCGCGGAAAGCCGGCGTGGTCTATTCGCTCGCCTATGGCGACCAGCCGGCGCTGACGGCGGAGATGGTCGACTGGGCCCGCGCCACAGGCTTCCGCGTGGTTGCCGCGGGCAAGGGCACGAAATACCTGCCGGCCTACCACGACGTCACGCCTGACGGCGTCTGGCAGCATTACGGCCTCACCCCGGGCGAAGCGCAATCGGCCGGCATGAATCCGCAGATGTTCAACTCGTTCCTCGACGGCACCAAATCGGCGATCGAGATGGCGGCGATTGCGAATGCCTGCGGGCTCGACGTGCCTGCAGAGGGATTGCTGTTTCCGCCCTGCGGCGTCGACGACCTGCCGCACATCATGCGGCCGCGCGAGCGTGGCGGCGTGCTGGAGCGGTCGGGCGTGGTGGAGGTCGTCTCGTCGCTCGAACGCGACGGCAGGCCGGTGTTTCGCGACCTGCGCTGGGGCGTCTATGTCGTGCTGGAGGCGCCGAACGACTACGCCGCAGACTGCTTCAGGCAATACGGCCTCAAGACCGACGCCAGCGGCCGATACGCGGCGATGTACAAGCCTTATCATCTGATCGGGCTCGAGCTGAATATCTCCATCCTGTCGGCCGCGCTGCGCGGCGAGCCGACCGGCCAGCCCTACGGTTTCCGCGGCGATGTCGCCGCTGTCGCCAAGCGAGAGTTGCGCGCCGGCGAGATGCTGGATGGCGAAGGCGGCTACACGGTGTGGGGCAAGCTGGTGCCGGCGGCCGCGAGCCTGAGGACCGGCGCGCTGCCGATCGGCCTCGCGCATCGGGTAAAGCTCAGACATGACGTCGCGCACGGTGACGTCGTGCGCTGGAGCGACGTCGAATTCGATGCCGGCAACGAGGCGGTGAAGACCCGCAAGGCGATGGAAGCTGCGTTCGCAGCGCAGCATTGA
- a CDS encoding phytanoyl-CoA dioxygenase family protein translates to MKLSQEQLEFFHREGWLFLPELFSQEEVDLLAREAVAIYDANRPEVWREKSGAPRTAFAAHLYNEAFGILGKHPRMIEPVEQLFGEPVYMHQFKINAKSAFTGDVWQWHQDYGTWKRDDGMPEPRAMNIAIFLDEVMPINGPLMLVPRSQNAGDLQASHDLSTTSYPLWTLDEETVMRLVQQGGIVAPTGKPGGMLMFHGNLVHGSSGNITPYPRKIVYLTLNAVSNHIRNPTRPEYIAHRDFTPIKTVDDDALLRLARASRQAAE, encoded by the coding sequence ATGAAACTGTCCCAGGAGCAATTGGAGTTCTTCCACCGCGAGGGCTGGCTGTTCCTGCCGGAGCTGTTCAGCCAGGAGGAGGTCGATCTGCTCGCCCGCGAGGCGGTGGCCATCTACGACGCCAACCGGCCGGAGGTCTGGCGCGAGAAGAGCGGCGCGCCGCGTACCGCCTTTGCCGCACATCTCTACAACGAGGCCTTCGGCATTCTGGGTAAGCATCCGCGCATGATCGAGCCGGTCGAGCAGCTCTTCGGCGAGCCGGTCTACATGCACCAGTTCAAGATCAACGCGAAATCGGCCTTCACCGGCGACGTCTGGCAGTGGCACCAGGATTACGGCACCTGGAAGCGCGACGACGGCATGCCGGAGCCGCGCGCGATGAACATCGCGATCTTCCTCGACGAGGTGATGCCGATCAACGGACCCCTGATGCTGGTGCCGCGCAGCCAGAACGCCGGCGATCTCCAGGCCTCGCATGACCTCTCGACGACGTCCTATCCGCTGTGGACCCTGGACGAGGAGACGGTGATGCGCCTGGTCCAGCAGGGCGGCATCGTGGCGCCCACCGGCAAGCCCGGCGGCATGCTGATGTTCCACGGCAATCTCGTGCACGGTTCGAGCGGCAACATCACGCCCTACCCGCGCAAGATCGTGTACCTGACCTTGAATGCGGTCTCGAACCACATCCGCAACCCGACACGGCCGGAATATATTGCGCACCGCGATTTTACGCCGATCAAGACGGTGGATGATGATGCCCTGCTGCGGCTTGCCCGCGCGTCAAGACAGGCGGCGGAGTAG
- a CDS encoding GntR family transcriptional regulator — translation MRNSVFPLRSRRRDPLDPLPNLIDQVYARILEAISDRTLQPGQRIRQNELADKLGVSRQPVSHALHLLHRQGLVAESGKRGFEVTQLDPARIRQLYEVRGAIDALAARLAAERVATDAPGRARLNAALAAGRSIDRKTALAELIALDVDFHRAIYQLAGNPVIEETITPQWPHMRRSMATVLSELDYRDSAWAEHAEIAKHILAGDAKSAERAALAHAQTAGRMTEERLRATDVVAA, via the coding sequence ATACGGAATTCCGTATTCCCTCTTCGGAGCCGCCGGCGTGATCCTCTCGACCCGCTCCCGAACCTGATCGACCAGGTCTACGCCAGGATCCTCGAGGCAATCTCCGATCGCACGCTGCAGCCCGGCCAGCGCATCCGGCAGAACGAGCTCGCCGACAAGCTCGGCGTCTCGCGCCAGCCGGTGTCGCATGCGCTGCACCTGTTGCACCGGCAGGGGCTCGTTGCTGAGAGCGGCAAGCGCGGCTTTGAAGTCACCCAGCTCGATCCCGCACGCATCCGCCAGCTCTACGAAGTGCGCGGCGCCATCGACGCGCTCGCAGCCAGGCTTGCCGCCGAGCGCGTGGCAACCGACGCGCCGGGGCGCGCACGGCTTAATGCGGCGCTCGCTGCCGGACGGAGCATCGACCGCAAGACTGCGCTCGCCGAGCTGATTGCGCTCGACGTCGACTTTCACCGCGCCATCTATCAGCTCGCCGGCAATCCCGTCATCGAGGAGACGATCACGCCGCAATGGCCGCATATGCGCCGCTCGATGGCGACGGTGCTGTCGGAGCTCGATTATCGCGACAGCGCCTGGGCGGAGCATGCCGAGATCGCGAAACACATTCTCGCAGGCGATGCAAAATCGGCCGAGCGCGCGGCGCTGGCGCATGCGCAGACGGCGGGACGGATGACGGAGGAGAGATTGAGGGCAACGGACGTAGTGGCGGCGTAG
- a CDS encoding alpha/beta fold hydrolase, which produces MQSFRVNGYDMAYLEVGEGPPLVCVHGTLGDFRTWYSVLGPLSKTHRVISVSLRHFFPEHWDAAGDDYKMAQHVSDAIAFIEQVKPAPVDLMGHSRGGHIAFRIAQARPDLLRKLVLAEPGGDLDASLPVPAGTRAHPLLAARTARSVEMIRAGDIEGALQNFYEGIEGDGSWRRVPAAAKQQLRDNVLTLLGQLDEQRRSYTLADAQAIKTPTLLIGGGATTGSLSVIWRVLAGHIAGAKTAVIPNAGHWMFEQAPLEFGEVVSRFLAE; this is translated from the coding sequence ATGCAGAGCTTTCGCGTCAACGGTTACGACATGGCCTATCTCGAAGTCGGCGAGGGCCCGCCGCTGGTCTGCGTGCATGGCACGCTCGGGGATTTCCGCACCTGGTATTCGGTGCTCGGCCCGCTGTCGAAGACGCATCGGGTGATCTCGGTCAGCCTGCGGCACTTCTTTCCCGAACATTGGGATGCCGCCGGCGACGATTACAAGATGGCACAACACGTCTCCGACGCGATCGCCTTCATTGAACAAGTCAAGCCGGCACCGGTCGATCTGATGGGCCATTCGCGCGGCGGCCATATCGCATTCCGCATCGCGCAGGCGCGGCCTGATCTGTTGCGCAAGCTGGTGCTGGCCGAGCCTGGCGGCGATCTCGATGCCAGCCTGCCGGTCCCGGCGGGAACGCGCGCGCATCCGCTGCTTGCCGCGCGTACGGCGCGCTCGGTCGAGATGATCCGCGCCGGCGACATCGAGGGCGCACTACAGAACTTCTACGAGGGCATCGAAGGCGACGGCTCGTGGCGACGGGTGCCGGCCGCGGCGAAGCAGCAGCTGCGCGACAACGTGCTCACCTTGCTCGGCCAGCTCGACGAGCAGCGCCGGTCCTACACGCTTGCCGATGCGCAGGCGATCAAGACGCCGACGCTGCTGATCGGCGGCGGCGCCACCACAGGCAGCCTGTCGGTGATTTGGCGCGTGCTGGCCGGGCACATCGCCGGCGCAAAGACGGCGGTGATCCCCAATGCCGGCCACTGGATGTTCGAGCAGGCGCCGCTGGAGTTCGGCGAGGTGGTGAGCAGGTTTTTGGCCGAGTGA
- a CDS encoding alpha/beta fold hydrolase, translating to MQSLHVNGYDMPYLDVGEDRGRPPLVCVHGSLNDFRVWGCVLGPLTQRHRVIAVSLRHFFPERWDGVGDTYSIAQHVSDLIAFIEKLDLGPVDLMGHSRGGHICFRVAQQRPELLRRLILAEPGGELDASLDPDYAGGPSPLLARFTASAEKIRDGDVDGGLAVFVDTLEGAGTWPRLPAMVKQNLRDNAYTLIGQVRDNRPPFSKADAEQIRMPTLFILGARTKGLLPTVLHALAAHVPYSRTAIIPNATHPMFEQAPQKYSEVVLDFLAG from the coding sequence ATGCAAAGCCTTCACGTCAACGGATACGACATGCCCTATCTCGACGTGGGCGAAGACAGAGGCAGGCCGCCGCTGGTCTGCGTGCACGGCTCGCTCAACGACTTCCGCGTCTGGGGCTGCGTGCTCGGCCCGCTGACGCAGCGGCACCGGGTGATCGCCGTCAGCCTGCGGCACTTCTTCCCCGAGCGCTGGGACGGCGTCGGTGACACCTATTCGATCGCCCAGCATGTCAGCGACTTGATCGCCTTCATCGAGAAGCTCGATCTCGGCCCAGTCGATTTGATGGGCCATTCCCGCGGCGGGCATATCTGCTTTCGTGTGGCACAGCAGCGGCCGGAGCTGCTGCGGCGGCTGATCCTGGCCGAGCCCGGCGGCGAGCTCGATGCGAGCCTCGATCCCGATTATGCCGGCGGCCCCTCGCCGCTGCTGGCGCGGTTCACGGCCTCGGCCGAGAAGATCAGGGACGGCGATGTCGACGGCGGGCTCGCCGTGTTCGTCGACACGCTCGAGGGCGCCGGCACCTGGCCGCGGCTGCCGGCGATGGTGAAGCAGAACTTGCGCGACAACGCATACACGCTGATCGGCCAGGTCCGCGACAACCGCCCGCCGTTCTCGAAGGCGGATGCGGAGCAGATCAGGATGCCGACGCTATTCATCCTGGGCGCGCGGACCAAGGGCCTGCTGCCGACGGTGCTGCATGCACTCGCGGCGCATGTGCCCTATTCCAGGACGGCGATCATCCCGAACGCGACCCATCCGATGTTCGAGCAGGCGCCGCAGAAATACTCCGAAGTCGTCCTGGACTTTCTGGCGGGCTGA
- a CDS encoding methylated-DNA--[protein]-cysteine S-methyltransferase, translating to MTDQHFALFDTRIGLCAIAWGPRGINGTQLPMGGEQKIRTRISQRHPDATEAEPTPEVQQAIDRIIRLLAGEPDDLTDIPLDLDGVPDFNRGVYEIARAIPPGKTITYGDIAKQLGGVQLSRDVGQALGRNPCPIVVPCHRVLAAGNKPGGFSANGGVVTKLKMLEIEGALVNHTPSLFG from the coding sequence ATGACCGACCAGCATTTTGCCCTGTTCGACACCAGGATCGGCCTCTGCGCCATTGCCTGGGGCCCCCGCGGTATCAACGGCACGCAGCTGCCGATGGGCGGCGAGCAGAAGATCCGCACCCGCATCAGCCAGCGCCATCCTGACGCCACCGAGGCCGAGCCGACCCCTGAGGTGCAGCAGGCGATCGACCGCATCATCAGGCTGCTCGCGGGCGAGCCCGATGACCTCACCGACATCCCCCTCGACCTCGACGGCGTGCCCGACTTCAACCGCGGCGTCTACGAGATCGCCCGCGCCATTCCGCCGGGCAAGACCATCACCTATGGCGACATCGCCAAGCAGCTCGGCGGCGTCCAGCTGTCCCGCGATGTCGGCCAGGCGCTCGGCCGCAACCCGTGCCCAATCGTCGTGCCCTGCCACCGCGTGCTGGCGGCCGGCAACAAGCCTGGCGGCTTCTCGGCGAACGGCGGCGTGGTGACCAAGCTGAAGATGCTGGAGATCGAAGGCGCCCTGGTGAACCACACGCCGAGCCTGTTTGGTTGA
- a CDS encoding IS481 family transposase translates to MDERVRFISDQRTGLWTMTELCERYEISRKTGYKWLERYRLEGPAGLADRSHAARVHGRATPQHIVDAIVGLRLERPSWGPRKIVSKLEARQGDVDWPSASTAGGILKRAGLVSNRRTRRRAPPRMGQLTVPQHANHVWALDHKGWIRLGDGSRVEPFTVTDGFSRYLISLAATGSTQHAECQPLLERAFREYGLPQIIRSDNGSPFASTGTTGLTALSVWWIKLGIRHERIDPGHPQQNGRHERFHLTLLEAMQPPPPTQAAQARRFAAFVRDYNEERPHESLGQRPPASVYQPSSRAMPRRLPEPDYPAEAAVRQVRSNGEIKWRGELIHISSALIGEAVAVEEAADGQWQVRFFHIPIGIIDQKTRRLRRCASAAPQPTKP, encoded by the coding sequence ATGGACGAACGAGTTCGCTTCATCTCGGATCAGCGAACCGGCTTGTGGACGATGACGGAGCTTTGCGAGCGCTACGAGATTAGCCGCAAGACCGGTTATAAGTGGCTGGAGCGCTACCGGTTGGAAGGACCTGCCGGGCTGGCGGATCGCTCCCATGCCGCGCGGGTTCATGGACGGGCGACACCACAGCACATCGTGGATGCGATTGTGGGGCTGCGGCTTGAGCGGCCGAGCTGGGGACCGCGCAAGATCGTCAGCAAACTTGAGGCTCGCCAAGGGGACGTCGATTGGCCGTCGGCCTCGACGGCGGGCGGGATTCTCAAACGGGCGGGACTGGTGAGCAACCGTCGGACCCGGCGGCGTGCGCCGCCGCGCATGGGGCAACTGACGGTGCCTCAGCATGCCAACCATGTATGGGCGCTCGATCACAAGGGCTGGATCCGCCTGGGCGACGGATCTCGCGTTGAACCGTTCACGGTGACCGATGGCTTCAGCCGCTATTTGATTAGCCTGGCGGCGACGGGCAGCACGCAACATGCCGAGTGCCAACCGCTGCTGGAGCGGGCGTTTCGCGAGTACGGCTTGCCGCAGATCATCCGCTCCGACAACGGCTCGCCGTTCGCCTCGACCGGAACCACGGGCCTGACGGCACTGTCGGTATGGTGGATCAAGCTTGGCATCCGCCATGAACGGATTGATCCCGGCCATCCACAGCAGAACGGCCGCCACGAGCGTTTTCACCTCACGCTTCTGGAGGCCATGCAGCCGCCGCCGCCGACCCAGGCCGCGCAGGCTCGTCGCTTCGCGGCATTCGTGCGCGACTACAACGAAGAACGACCGCACGAGTCACTTGGCCAGCGCCCACCTGCCAGCGTCTATCAGCCTTCGTCTCGTGCGATGCCGAGGCGGCTTCCGGAGCCGGATTATCCAGCCGAAGCCGCGGTGCGCCAGGTCCGCTCCAACGGCGAGATCAAGTGGCGCGGCGAACTCATTCACATCTCCAGCGCTCTCATTGGTGAGGCCGTTGCCGTCGAGGAGGCCGCCGATGGGCAATGGCAAGTGCGCTTCTTCCACATACCGATCGGCATCATCGACCAGAAAACACGCAGGCTGCGGCGCTGCGCTAGCGCAGCGCCGCAGCCGACCAAACCATGA
- a CDS encoding acyl-CoA synthetase, with protein sequence MTHPSVYAKTTPDKIAYQMAGTGKAITYRELDELSNQGAQLFRSLGLKAGDHIALLMENRLAFMEICWAAQRSGLYYTAISRYLKQDEIDYIIGDCGAKVVITTPKCADQIKDLVKDAAGEPIFYMVDEPLPGFRSYDREAAAQPVTPIADEVAGYDMLYSSGTTGRPKGIKKAFEGKPIDEPNAFLRVLCAGMCGMNDESIYLSPAPLYHAAPLRFNMMAIVLGGTSVIMEHFDAEEFLKLVEKYRVTQSQLVPTMFVRMLKLPDEVRAKYNVSTLKGAIHAAAPCPVDVKAKMIEWWGPILIEYYAGSEGNGVTVCNSKEWLAHRGSVGRAVVGKIKILDENDEEQPVGEIGTVYFADAPAFTYHNDPEKTKKAYNAKGWSTLGDVGYLDKDGFLFLTDRKSYMIISGGVNIYPQETEDVLITHPDVADVAVFGVPNEEMGEEVKAVVQPHDMKRAGKALEADLIAYCKTRLSAIKCPRSIDFETELPRTPTGKLVKRHLRDKYWPKTAAKI encoded by the coding sequence ATGACCCATCCGTCCGTCTACGCGAAGACCACGCCCGACAAGATCGCCTATCAGATGGCCGGCACCGGCAAGGCGATCACCTATCGCGAGCTCGACGAGCTCTCCAACCAGGGCGCACAGCTGTTCCGCTCGCTGGGTCTGAAGGCCGGCGACCATATCGCACTGCTGATGGAAAACCGGCTTGCCTTCATGGAGATCTGCTGGGCGGCACAGCGGAGCGGGCTCTATTACACCGCGATCAGCCGCTATCTGAAGCAGGACGAGATCGACTACATCATCGGCGATTGCGGCGCCAAGGTCGTCATCACCACACCGAAATGCGCCGACCAGATCAAGGATCTGGTCAAGGACGCCGCCGGCGAGCCGATCTTCTACATGGTCGACGAGCCGCTGCCCGGCTTCCGCTCCTACGACAGGGAAGCAGCGGCGCAACCGGTGACGCCGATCGCCGACGAGGTCGCCGGCTACGACATGCTGTATTCGTCGGGCACCACCGGCCGGCCCAAGGGCATCAAGAAGGCGTTCGAAGGCAAGCCGATCGACGAGCCGAACGCGTTCCTGCGCGTGCTCTGCGCGGGCATGTGCGGCATGAACGACGAGAGCATTTATCTCTCGCCGGCGCCGCTCTACCACGCAGCTCCGCTGCGCTTCAACATGATGGCGATCGTGCTCGGCGGCACCTCCGTCATCATGGAGCATTTCGACGCTGAGGAGTTCCTCAAGCTGGTCGAGAAATACCGGGTCACACAGTCTCAGCTCGTGCCGACCATGTTCGTGCGCATGCTGAAGCTGCCCGACGAGGTCCGCGCGAAGTACAATGTTTCGACGCTGAAGGGCGCGATCCACGCCGCTGCCCCCTGCCCGGTCGACGTCAAGGCAAAGATGATCGAATGGTGGGGGCCGATCCTGATCGAATATTATGCGGGCTCGGAAGGCAACGGCGTCACCGTTTGCAACTCGAAAGAATGGCTGGCACATCGCGGCAGCGTCGGCCGCGCCGTGGTCGGCAAGATCAAGATCCTCGACGAGAACGACGAGGAGCAGCCGGTTGGCGAGATCGGTACGGTCTACTTCGCCGACGCGCCTGCCTTCACCTATCACAACGATCCCGAGAAGACGAAGAAGGCCTATAACGCCAAGGGATGGTCGACCCTCGGCGACGTCGGCTATCTCGACAAGGACGGCTTCCTGTTTCTCACCGATCGCAAGTCCTACATGATTATCTCGGGCGGGGTGAACATCTACCCGCAGGAGACGGAGGACGTGCTCATCACCCACCCCGACGTCGCCGACGTCGCCGTATTCGGCGTGCCGAACGAGGAGATGGGCGAAGAAGTGAAGGCGGTGGTGCAGCCGCACGATATGAAGCGCGCCGGCAAGGCGCTCGAGGCCGACCTGATCGCCTACTGCAAGACGCGTCTCTCGGCGATCAAGTGCCCGCGCTCGATCGATTTCGAAACCGAGCTGCCACGCACGCCGACCGGCAAGCTGGTGAAGCGGCATCTGCGCGATAAGTATTGGCCGAAGACGGCGGCGAAGATTTAG
- a CDS encoding acetyl-CoA C-acetyltransferase produces MAEAYIVAAARTAGGRKGGRLAGWHPADLAAKVLDELVDRTKVDPALVEDVIMGCVMQVGEQSNNVARNAIMASKLPESVPGTSIDRQCGSSQQALHFAAQAVMSGTMDVVIAAGVESMTRVPMGLSSQLPAKNGFGHYKSPGIEQRYPNIVFSQFTGAEMMAEKYGLSKDELDEYSFQSHQRAIAATQAGHFKKEIVPLEITRADGSKDTHHIDEGIRFDATLDGIKGVKLIAENGKLTAASASQICDGASGVMVVNERGLKQLGVKPLARIHHMTMMGGDPVIMLDAPLHATKRALEKAGMTIDDIDLFEVNEAFASVPTAWLKTTGADPEHLNVNGGAIALGHPLGGSGTKLMTTLLHALHQRGKRYGLQTMCEGGGMANVTIVERL; encoded by the coding sequence ATGGCCGAGGCTTACATCGTCGCCGCTGCGCGTACTGCGGGCGGGCGCAAGGGGGGCCGGCTCGCCGGCTGGCATCCGGCGGATCTCGCCGCCAAGGTGTTGGACGAGCTGGTCGATCGCACCAAGGTCGATCCTGCGCTGGTCGAGGACGTGATCATGGGCTGCGTGATGCAGGTCGGCGAGCAGTCCAACAACGTCGCGCGCAACGCGATCATGGCGTCGAAGCTGCCGGAGAGCGTGCCGGGCACCTCGATCGATCGTCAGTGCGGCTCCTCGCAGCAGGCGCTGCACTTCGCCGCACAAGCTGTGATGTCCGGCACGATGGACGTGGTGATCGCCGCCGGCGTGGAGTCGATGACGCGCGTGCCGATGGGCCTGTCCTCGCAGCTTCCGGCCAAGAACGGCTTTGGTCACTACAAGAGCCCGGGTATCGAGCAGCGTTACCCGAATATCGTGTTCAGCCAGTTTACCGGCGCCGAGATGATGGCCGAGAAGTACGGCCTGTCGAAGGACGAGCTCGACGAATATTCCTTCCAGAGCCATCAGCGCGCGATCGCGGCGACGCAAGCCGGCCACTTCAAGAAGGAGATCGTGCCGCTTGAGATCACCCGTGCCGACGGCAGCAAGGATACCCACCACATCGACGAGGGCATCCGCTTCGACGCCACCCTCGACGGCATCAAGGGCGTCAAGCTGATCGCCGAGAACGGCAAGCTCACCGCGGCGAGCGCCAGCCAGATCTGCGACGGCGCCTCGGGCGTGATGGTGGTGAACGAGCGCGGCCTCAAGCAGCTCGGCGTCAAGCCCTTGGCGCGCATTCATCACATGACCATGATGGGCGGAGATCCCGTGATCATGCTCGATGCGCCGCTGCACGCCACCAAGCGCGCACTGGAGAAGGCCGGCATGACGATCGACGACATCGACCTGTTCGAGGTCAACGAGGCCTTCGCCTCGGTGCCGACCGCGTGGCTGAAGACCACCGGCGCCGATCCGGAGCATCTCAACGTCAATGGCGGCGCCATCGCGCTCGGCCATCCGCTCGGCGGCTCCGGCACCAAGCTGATGACGACGCTGCTCCACGCCCTGCACCAGCGCGGCAAGCGCTACGGCCTCCAGACCATGTGCGAAGGCGGTGGCATGGCGAACGTGACGATTGTCGAGCGGCTGTAA